A DNA window from Flammeovirga agarivorans contains the following coding sequences:
- a CDS encoding dihydroorotase — protein sequence MTKILIKNAQIVNEGKTFKGDVRVVDGVIDKIATSIQAEDEQVIEAEGKHLLPGLIDDQVHFREPGLTEKANIETESRAAVSGGVTSFMEMPNTKPPTVTIEKLEEKYSIAERTSLANYSFYIGASNDNLEEVLKADPKNVCGIKVFMGSSTGNMLVDNEETLGNLFKNAQMIIASHCEDDPMIAENLERYKEKYGEDIPMECHPEIRSAEACYSSSSKAIALAEKHGARLHILHISTAKELELFRNDIPLKDKKITAEACVHHMWFSDEDYKEKGAFIKWNPAVKTKEDGAGILQGVLNDKIDVIATDHAPHTLAEKSNKYLSAPSGGPLVQHSLQVLMDFHKQGKISLEKIVEKACHNPAILFDVEKRGYIREGYWADLVLVDLNAPQKVDKSNLNYKCGWSPFEGHTFSSSITHTIVSGHLAYENGTFHESVKGKRLTFSR from the coding sequence ATGACTAAGATTCTGATCAAAAATGCCCAGATCGTAAATGAGGGCAAAACGTTTAAAGGTGATGTAAGAGTAGTTGATGGTGTAATTGATAAAATTGCAACTTCTATTCAAGCAGAAGACGAACAAGTAATTGAAGCAGAAGGTAAGCATTTATTACCGGGCTTAATCGATGATCAAGTTCACTTCAGAGAGCCAGGTCTAACTGAGAAGGCTAACATCGAGACAGAATCAAGAGCTGCTGTTTCAGGAGGTGTCACTTCATTTATGGAGATGCCTAACACAAAGCCACCTACTGTAACAATAGAAAAGTTAGAAGAAAAATACAGCATTGCTGAGAGAACTTCATTAGCGAACTACTCGTTTTACATCGGTGCTTCAAACGATAATTTAGAGGAAGTATTAAAAGCTGACCCTAAGAATGTTTGTGGTATTAAGGTGTTTATGGGGTCATCAACAGGAAACATGTTGGTAGATAATGAGGAAACTCTAGGAAACCTATTTAAGAATGCTCAGATGATTATTGCATCACACTGTGAGGATGATCCAATGATTGCTGAGAACTTAGAGAGATATAAAGAAAAGTACGGAGAAGATATTCCAATGGAATGTCACCCAGAAATCAGAAGTGCTGAGGCATGTTATTCATCTTCATCAAAGGCAATTGCATTGGCAGAAAAGCATGGTGCTAGATTACATATTCTTCATATTTCTACAGCGAAAGAATTGGAACTATTCAGAAATGATATTCCATTAAAAGATAAGAAAATCACAGCAGAGGCATGTGTACACCATATGTGGTTCTCTGATGAAGATTATAAAGAAAAAGGAGCATTTATTAAGTGGAACCCTGCTGTAAAGACTAAAGAAGATGGAGCGGGTATACTTCAAGGTGTTCTTAATGACAAAATTGATGTAATCGCTACAGATCATGCACCGCATACCTTAGCCGAAAAGTCAAATAAATACCTTTCAGCACCTTCTGGAGGACCATTGGTACAACACTCTCTTCAAGTACTAATGGATTTCCATAAACAAGGTAAAATCTCCTTAGAAAAAATTGTTGAGAAAGCATGTCATAACCCTGCAATCTTGTTCGATGTTGAAAAACGTGGATACATTAGAGAAGGGTATTGGGCAGATTTAGTATTGGTAGATCTTAATGCTCCTCAAAAAGTAGATAAATCAAATCTTAATTATAAGTGTGGATGGTCTCCATTTGAAGGTCATACCTTCTCATCAAGCATTACACACACTATTGTATCAGGGCATTTAGCCTATGAAAATGGTACTTTCCATGAAAGTGTAAAAGGAAAGAGACTGACTTTCAGTAGATAA